GGTCCTTTGGGCTAAACGTGGAAGACTCCGCGCTTCGGCAAATCTACCCCTAACCGGGCGCGGAAGCGTCGAATGTTCGCTTCCGAACAGTTCCCGGGGAACAGGTGGCAATATACCCAGTTATTCGCGCGCTCGGCTGCGATGGAGCGAGCTCGGTTATTCGCTGAGACCAATCAGAACACTGCGGAAAATCCGAGGTAGATCAGTTGTCCCATGGCGTCCAGGGCCGCCTCCAGTGCATGTTAACGTGCCTGGACTGGTGATTAGCCTCGTCAGCCAGCAACTTGGCCTCAGCTCTACCAGCCTTGAGTTGAGGCCGATTTTTGAAGGGGACACGCCGCAGGGACTTAGACCCGGAAGCAAAGCGACCCCAGCCTCGGAGAAGCTGGGGCCGTAGGAGTTCACACCCGCCTTCGGTCATGGTGTCAGGCAGGACCGAAGCATCAGAACGAACACAGCCCTTTGCCGCTTATTCCTGGTCGCTTTGGCGAGCAAGAGGTACCTCCTTAGAGTTCGCATTCCGCGCGGGGCATACCAACTTTTGCCGAATGCGTATTGCGTACGGGCTCTGCCTGGTGACCGCCGGCAAGCAGGTCCCATCGCGGCCGGACTGGATCCACGATGGCGAGGCCGTGATCCTCGGCGTCGACGGCGTTCCCGTCTTCAACGCCCTGCACGGCCGCAAGCACGATCAAGAGGTACAGTTCTGTGCGTTCGACATCCTCGCCATGGGATGGCGACGATCCGCGCGGCCTGCCGCTGCAGGCGCGATGCGTTACCGATGAAGGAAAAAGACCCGCCTCCGAGTCAATGGGAAGAACGGTGGGTGAAAGTAGCCATGCCCAACGTACTTTGAGATGTCGTCCGAAGGCGGGGCACTATGGCTCAAGTATTTCCATTTCAGAAATACCGGATGACAGTCCGTAAGCCCGTCACCCGATCACATCAGGCTAGCACAAGATCACGCGAAAAAGCGGTAGCCAGGTCTTGAGCGCTTTTGGGCGCACCGCCCTTACAAAACGAGGAGACTGAAATGCGGAGGGTGATGTTCTCACTTCTGGCGGTCACCTTGTTGGCGGGCGCACCGATGGACTTCGCATATGCTCAAGCCGGCGGAATGGGGGGAGGCTCTGATAGCATCGATCCGGGAGCCGGAGCCGGCGGACCACCCAGGGCCGGAGTTGGCTCGGCGGGCGGGTTGCAGAAAAGCGCAATTCGCCCCGGTCGCTCAGACAATCCTGCTCACCACCGGACTTACCGACGCGTCCCCTAGAACACCGCGTTAGCCGTTCTAACCTTTAGTATCGCGACAGGAAATATGATCATGCGCACGATGCTCATCATATTCGCCTTGCTGGCAGCCGGGACGGCCGCTCTCGCAGGGTCCGCTACTCCCGTTTCGTATGATTACCCCTGGTGCGTCTATGGTGGGGAGCTCGGCTATTCCGGCGACTGCTCTTACGAGACGAGAGAGCAATGCCTGGCGTCCGCGTCCGGCCGGTCGAACGTGATATGTAAAGTAAACCGGCGCCTGCTATTCTAGCAGCAGGACGTGCCGCAGGAGCGTGTGCAACAACCTCGGGCGCACCGCTGGCATTGAAAAACTGGCCTCCGACCCTTGTACGGCCCCTGTTCTTTCCGTTTGCGTTGCGCCGGCAATGGCCCTGGCGCCGTAACGATCTACCTCGGGCTCTGTCGTCTCGCGTGCCAGCCCCTGCTTCAAATCATCCCGGCATTCTCGTGCGGAAGTCTTAACGCTCAGCCTCGGAGCTCAAGAAAGTAAGAGGACAGGAGATCCCGATGACCACTGCCCGATGCAGTTGCGGTGCCGTGACGCTGTCGCTTCCCGGACCATCCCCGCTCATCGTCGCCTGCCACTGCATCGATTGCCAGCGGCGAACCGGTGCGCCGTTCGGTGTCGGTGCGTTCTATTCCGCCGATGCCGTCATCGTGTCGGGTACGCCGAAGGAGTTCACGCGCGCCGCCGCAAGCGGCGGGAAGGTCCAGAGCTATTTCTGTACGGACTGCGGCTCAACGGTTTACTGGAAGTCCGGCAATCTTCCTGCGTTCATCGGCGTTGCCGTCGGCGCGATCGCGGACGCAAATTATCCGGCTCCGGTCAGATCGGTGTTCGAACAGTCGAAACATGCCTGGGTTGAAATCGGCGTTAGTGGCGTGGAACATTTCCAGCAAAGCAGCGCACACAAGAACCCAGGCGTGTCCGACTGATACAGGCCGCAATCCCTCGACGAGGATGCGTTTCTTTTTTGGCGCCGTCACCGGCGCGCCGCGGCCAGACCGAAACGCTGATCATCCTCCGCTTGGAGCATCCGCCCGGTCCGTGCTGATCCACGCCATCGCCAATTCCCACGCTACCGACAGCACGATCGGCCCGATGAAGAGGCCGACGATACCGTGCGCAAGCGTGCCACCGATCACGCCGACGAAAATCACGATGGTCGGTGTGTTGAGCCCGCGACCCATCACCAGCGGCTTCAACATAGTGTCGATGAAGCCGACGACGACGAGGAACACGGTCAGCAGCAGCGCCGTGGTGACGTCCTTTGCGGTCCAGATCCAGATGATCACGGGCAGGAGGACGAGGAAGGCGCCGATCTGCACGATCGACAGCAGCAGCACGATGAACGCGAGCAGGCCGGCGCTCGGCACGCTCGCGAGCTTGAAGCCGACACCGGCGAGCAACGCCTGAACGATCGCGACGCCGATCACCCCTTGCGACACGGCTCGGATGGTCGCACCCGCGAGCTCCAGGAAATGCTCGCTTTGCTCGGGCACGATGCGAAACAAAAAGCCACGGCCGGCGGCGACCAGCCGAGGCCCGTGAGGAAACAGGAAGCCGGCGACGAAGACCGAGACCAGAAACTGCAGCGTCCCGACACTGGCATCGCCGGCGAGTGACAGCAGCGGTCCCGCCAGCGGCTGAAGATACGGCGCCGCCTCGCGCAGCACGGCTCGGATGTTGTTGTAGGCCTGCTCCCAGAGCTCGTAGAGCTGGGGGCCGATGACCGGCCAGGACTTGATCTGCTCCGGCGCCGACTGAAGTGCGAGGTCGCCGGTGCCGAGCTGGCGCGCGAGCTCCCTCGCCCCCTCGACCGCACTCAGCCCCAACCAGGTCGCGGGCCCGATGACGATGCCGAGCGTCATCAAGGTGAGGATGGCCGCGGCCGTTCTGGGACGGCCGCCAAGCAGCTTGGCGAGCCAGCTGAAGGCCGGATAGAACGCGACCGCCAGCACGGCGCTCCAGGTCAGGATCGGCACGAAGGGCCGGATGATGACGAACGTCCAGATGATCAGGAGCGCGAGCAGGCCGAGCCGGATCAGAAGCTGGACGATATCCTCTCCCGTCAGGAACTGGCGGAGGGTTTTCACGGGCGCAGCTTTCCTTGCGACATAACGCGACTTCCGGCGCCATCGACCGCCGCGATTGGCGTGCGGGGGCAGGCCCTCGCCTTATTGCCAGCCGCGGATCGGGCGTCAAGACGACCTAGCTGTGCGGCGTGACGTCGGAGAGCTCGGTTGGGGTACGTTCCCCGATCACTGCGGCTGGCCGTGACCTCTGTTGAGCCAGGGCAGCACGGCCTTTCCGGGCTCGGGGCCGAGTGGTTCAAGCGCCGGACCGCAGGTCGGCAAGGCGGATTTGCCTAACCGCCGTTAACCGGATTTGCGCCAATCGGTTTACGCGAGCGCAAGCGCTCGAAACCTACACTGGATCGGTCACATCAAACACGTTGCTTTGCCATGGCCAATACCGTCTGGACGATCGAAGAATTCTCCTGCCCGAGCTGCAGCATGAACTACACCGCGACCAGGGAAGAGCACGAGTCGAGGCACGCCGGCAGTTTCAACTGCAGCGTCTGCAACGCGGTGGTCCATACCTGGTCCGGCAATCATCATTTCTTCCGCTGGGAGGCCATCAAGGCGAAACCGCCGGTGTTCGGCCGGCGCTGGGCCGGCGTGCGCTAGTAGACACGACGGCAATGATCCCGCCCGGCGGCGCTGGCGTTGACAACGCGACGCGCCGAGCTCGGCAGCTTCGGGGCGGCATATCCTCGGACGTCCATGCACCGGAGGTTGGGGAACCTTGCGCGGTCGAGCGGCTTGTCAGGTTGCAATGAGCACCATGGCAAACCTACTCGCACGCAAGCAGGAGCTGCTGGAGCGGCTCAAGGGCGAACCGGGCCCGCATGAGCGCGATCAGATCGAACGCCTCATCGAGCAGGTCGACACCGCGCTCAATCTGCTCGAGGACAGCGGCCGGGACCACAACGAGGGACCCTGAAGGTCCTCTCACGCGTTGCGGGTTCCCGCGGAACGAAATCCCCACGCGGCCCGTTGAGACGGCGGGCCGATCTCAGAAGCTTTGCAGGGCCAACTGGATGTCGATTGATCCCGACCGGCGCAGACGCGACAGCGAATTTTCAGCGGACGATTTCTTCCTGTTCGTCCTGTCGAGCAGCTTCTGCCTGCTGGTTGTAGCAGTCACCCTGCTGATCCGGATGCCGACCGGTTTGTGATGGTTGCGCCAATTCGCGCGGCGCCGTTTGCAGTCCATTCACCCCTAAGCGGTTAGATCGGGTGCCGTTCGCCCACTCCGCCTTAGGCCGCCATGCCGGATCTCAACGCCGTCCTCGCCAAACTCAACGACCGTCTACTCAGGCTCGAGGGCGAGCTGTTCGTGCTGCGCTCGCTGGCGCGGGCGACGCTCACGGCCGGCGACGATCACGCGGCGCGCATGCGCAAGCTGGTTGAAGCGGCGAAGGTCGCGCTCGACGACGAGGCGCTGCGGCCCCTCGACAAGCCGACCAGGAAATACGTCGAGGCTGCGAGTGCGATGGTCGATGAGCTCCTGGTCGAGCCGACCAAGGCGCGGCCGCTGTTCACGGTCATCGACGGCGGCAAGGCCGACTAAGCTTGGCGGGCGCTCAGGCCGCAGGCGGATTGGGCGATTTCAGCCGGCTCAGACCGGCCTCGATGATCGCGATCTCCTCGTCGACCTGATTGATAGGCAGGCTGAAATCGTAGCCGGAGCGGCTCTTCAGATCGATCGCCAATCGCTGTCGGTGCATCATCAGTGCGTCGAGGCCACGGCGGTTCTTCAGCCTGACATAGGCATCGACGATCTGCTCAATCGCACTAGGCATCCAGTGATTCCAGGAAAGGACAGGCCGCGCCGGGTTTGCACACCGGCGGGCCAACTCTAGTGTCGCGGTACGCAATACAAATCCGCGACAGATTCGTCGATACGCTAGGCCCGTTGAGAACCCGTTACTGCCCTGCTCGTCCGGCGCTCTTTTTGCACGACATCGCGATGATGCGGACATGAAAAGGCCGCTGGCAAATATCACCAGCGGCCGGCCGGGTTCGAAAACGGATGCGGGATGAAACGTCTGCCAGCCCCGGC
This genomic interval from Bradyrhizobium sp. CB82 contains the following:
- a CDS encoding AI-2E family transporter; amino-acid sequence: MKTLRQFLTGEDIVQLLIRLGLLALLIIWTFVIIRPFVPILTWSAVLAVAFYPAFSWLAKLLGGRPRTAAAILTLMTLGIVIGPATWLGLSAVEGARELARQLGTGDLALQSAPEQIKSWPVIGPQLYELWEQAYNNIRAVLREAAPYLQPLAGPLLSLAGDASVGTLQFLVSVFVAGFLFPHGPRLVAAGRGFLFRIVPEQSEHFLELAGATIRAVSQGVIGVAIVQALLAGVGFKLASVPSAGLLAFIVLLLSIVQIGAFLVLLPVIIWIWTAKDVTTALLLTVFLVVVGFIDTMLKPLVMGRGLNTPTIVIFVGVIGGTLAHGIVGLFIGPIVLSVAWELAMAWISTDRADAPSGG
- a CDS encoding GFA family protein, whose amino-acid sequence is MTTARCSCGAVTLSLPGPSPLIVACHCIDCQRRTGAPFGVGAFYSADAVIVSGTPKEFTRAAASGGKVQSYFCTDCGSTVYWKSGNLPAFIGVAVGAIADANYPAPVRSVFEQSKHAWVEIGVSGVEHFQQSSAHKNPGVSD
- a CDS encoding DUF3551 domain-containing protein, producing the protein MLIIFALLAAGTAALAGSATPVSYDYPWCVYGGELGYSGDCSYETREQCLASASGRSNVICKVNRRLLF